Proteins from one Oscillatoria nigro-viridis PCC 7112 genomic window:
- a CDS encoding dihydroorotate dehydrogenase-like protein yields MNLTTTYMGLELRSPLVVGAAAPLTEDIDNIKRMEDAGAAAVVLHSLFEEQIEQEMFTMHHHLQQGTESYPESLTYFPEPEIFHVGSELYLEHIRKAKERVNIPIIASLNGSTLGGWTNYARQIEQAGADALELNIYYIPTEIHLTGEAIERQYLDILKAVKAAVTIPVAVKLSPYFTNLANMAHQLTREGADALVLFNRFYQPDIDVEELEVKPNVLLSTPQAMRLPMRWIAILYGRIAADLAATSGIQKGVDVVRMLMAGAKVTMIVSALLRHGINHLQEIEQELRQWMQEHDYASISELYGTMSQRYCPNPSEFERVQYMKAIQTYTPQQPVTS; encoded by the coding sequence ATGAATTTAACCACAACTTATATGGGATTGGAATTGCGATCGCCCCTGGTGGTTGGTGCAGCCGCTCCTCTAACCGAAGATATCGATAATATCAAACGAATGGAAGATGCTGGAGCTGCGGCCGTCGTCCTGCACTCACTCTTCGAGGAGCAAATTGAGCAGGAAATGTTCACAATGCACCACCATCTGCAACAGGGTACCGAAAGCTATCCTGAATCACTAACCTACTTTCCTGAACCCGAAATTTTTCACGTTGGTTCTGAGCTTTATCTAGAGCATATTCGCAAAGCCAAAGAGAGAGTGAATATTCCCATCATTGCCAGTCTCAACGGCTCGACTCTAGGAGGTTGGACAAACTACGCCCGTCAAATTGAGCAAGCTGGAGCAGATGCACTTGAACTCAACATCTACTACATTCCTACCGAAATTCATCTAACAGGTGAAGCGATCGAGCGACAATATTTGGATATTCTCAAGGCAGTGAAAGCGGCTGTGACAATTCCGGTTGCCGTGAAACTCAGCCCTTATTTCACCAATTTAGCGAATATGGCGCATCAGTTGACGAGGGAAGGAGCAGATGCGCTGGTGTTATTCAATCGCTTTTACCAGCCGGACATTGATGTGGAAGAACTGGAAGTCAAACCCAACGTTCTTCTGAGCACTCCTCAAGCGATGCGTTTGCCGATGCGGTGGATTGCCATCTTGTATGGGCGCATTGCTGCTGATTTAGCGGCAACTAGCGGCATTCAGAAAGGGGTTGATGTGGTGCGAATGCTAATGGCAGGAGCAAAAGTGACAATGATTGTGAGTGCTCTGCTGCGGCATGGGATTAACCATCTCCAGGAGATTGAACAGGAACTACGGCAGTGGATGCAAGAACATGATTACGCTTCTATCAGTGAACTCTACGGTACTATGAGCCAGCGTTACTGCCCGAATCCGAGCGAATTCGAGCGAGTGCAATACATGAAAGCGATTCAAACTTACACCCCTCAACAACCAGTGACCTCATAG
- a CDS encoding DUF305 domain-containing protein produces the protein MNKKSLIYGLGGLLFSSAFASFLVINSTQAQTQFSQQNTLAQTQQNPPGLKHPLHHPQGCSTATPSGMGMMSQQQAEQHFILMMIPHHQGAVDMANLALSKANHQEIKKLAEAIKTNQNREIEQMKAWYKQWYGTEVPASSGRGMMSMCSGGGMMRADLESLKNAPNFDKAFIEQMIPHHKMAVMMAGMVLDSKHPEIRNLAKSIIQNQSTEIEQMQQWYQTWFQ, from the coding sequence ATGAATAAAAAATCTTTGATTTATGGTCTTGGTGGTTTATTATTCAGTAGTGCCTTTGCAAGTTTTTTAGTCATTAACAGTACACAAGCTCAGACTCAATTTTCACAACAAAATACTCTTGCCCAGACACAACAAAACCCGCCAGGTTTAAAACACCCTTTACACCATCCCCAAGGGTGTTCAACTGCTACTCCTTCCGGTATGGGCATGATGTCTCAACAACAAGCCGAGCAGCATTTTATCCTGATGATGATTCCTCACCATCAAGGAGCAGTGGATATGGCAAACCTTGCCTTAAGCAAAGCTAATCATCAGGAAATTAAAAAGCTAGCTGAAGCTATTAAAACAAACCAAAACCGAGAAATCGAGCAGATGAAAGCTTGGTATAAACAGTGGTATGGCACTGAGGTACCTGCTTCATCAGGAAGGGGAATGATGTCCATGTGTTCGGGTGGGGGCATGATGAGGGCGGATTTAGAATCTCTAAAAAATGCTCCTAACTTTGACAAAGCATTTATTGAGCAGATGATTCCCCATCACAAAATGGCGGTGATGATGGCTGGAATGGTTCTAGATAGTAAGCATCCTGAAATTCGCAATCTGGCGAAATCCATCATCCAAAATCAAAGTACTGAAATCGAGCAGATGCAGCAATGGTATCAGACTTGGTTCCAATAG
- the nifJ gene encoding pyruvate:ferredoxin (flavodoxin) oxidoreductase — MPLKTFVTIDGNEAVARVAYRLSEVIAIYPITPASTMGEWADAWASAEQRNVWGTVPSVVEMQSEAGAAGTVHGALQAGTLTTTFTASQGLLLMIPNLYKIAGELTPAVIHIAARSLAAQGLSIFGDHSDVMAVRGTGCGLLCSASVQESQDLAAIATRATLESRIPFLHFFDGFRTSHEIQKVELLSDDELRAFIPNELILAHRDRALTPDRPVIRGTAQNPDVYFQARETVNRFYNACPDLVQQAMDEFAQLTGRQYQLYEYYGDPAAEQVIVLMGSGCETVHETVDYLNARGAKLGVLKVRLYRPFDGSRLVAALPESVKAIAVLDRAKEPGSTGEPLYLDVLSALVESNRHDIQVVGGRYGLSSKEFTPAMVKAVFDNLTADEPLNHFTVGIYDDVTHTSLNYDPSFSTEPDNVVRAIFYGLGADGTVGANKNSIKIIGEETDNYAQGYFVYDSKKSGSVTVSHLRFGPELIRSTYLVSSANFVACHQWEFVEKFDLLDAAKPEAIFLLNSPYNPEETWMRLPERLKAQIVEKQLKLYVINASQVARETGMSRHINTVMQVCFFAVAGVLPREEAIARIKQSIRKTYGKKGEAIVEMNLKAVDRTLDNLYEVDYQSYQQSPIPNQVGEAPSPVPDTAPAFVRDVLGKMMARQGDDLPVSALPIDGTYPSGTSKWEKRNIAQEIPVWDADVCVQCGKCVMMCPHAVIRSKVYEPEALENAPETFKSANAKDHDWTNLKFTIQVAAEDCTGCGICVDVCPAKNRAEPRKKAINMAPQLPLREQERENWDFFLSLPNPDRTQLKLHKIAQQQMQEPLFEFSGACAGCGETPYVKLVSQLFGDRMLVANATGCSSIYGGNLPTTPWTHNAEGRGPAWSNSLFEDNAEFGLGFRVAIDKQMEYARELLQELSSSMNGSSPIPVDLASAILNAEQKDEADIVEQRERVAILKQRLEEWCNQLEGEQTLKSQIQTLKSLADYLVKKSVWLIGGDGWAYDIGYGGLDHVLASGRNVNILVLDTEVYSNTGGQMSKATPRGAVAKFAAGGKPAPKKDLGLMAMTYGNVYVASVAMGARDEHTLKAFLEAESYNGPSLIIAYSHCIAHGIDMATGMQQQKAAVESGRWLLYRYDPRRTQRGENPLILDSRSPKISVEQAMYSENRFKMLTRTKPEDAKRLVELAQADVNTRWQMYQYLAAQHLGQPNGHHDGNSVPSNSDKQSEPANQ, encoded by the coding sequence ATGCCATTAAAAACTTTTGTCACGATAGACGGTAACGAAGCTGTTGCTCGCGTTGCCTACCGACTCAGTGAAGTGATCGCAATTTATCCCATTACACCGGCTTCAACGATGGGTGAATGGGCCGATGCCTGGGCATCTGCCGAACAGCGCAACGTGTGGGGAACTGTTCCCTCTGTTGTGGAAATGCAAAGTGAGGCAGGTGCAGCCGGAACGGTTCATGGAGCATTGCAGGCGGGAACGTTAACCACAACGTTTACGGCTTCCCAAGGCTTGCTGCTGATGATTCCCAATTTATACAAGATTGCGGGTGAACTAACGCCTGCGGTGATTCACATTGCGGCGCGATCGCTAGCGGCACAGGGACTTTCGATTTTTGGCGATCACAGTGATGTAATGGCTGTCCGAGGAACGGGTTGCGGGTTGCTTTGTTCGGCCTCGGTGCAAGAGTCGCAAGATTTAGCGGCGATCGCCACTCGTGCCACACTGGAATCTCGTATTCCATTCCTCCACTTCTTCGATGGTTTCCGCACGTCCCACGAAATTCAAAAAGTGGAACTGCTATCGGATGACGAGTTACGCGCTTTCATTCCGAATGAACTGATTTTGGCGCACCGCGATCGCGCCTTGACACCCGATCGCCCAGTGATTCGCGGCACAGCCCAAAATCCGGATGTTTATTTCCAAGCGCGGGAAACCGTTAACCGATTCTACAACGCCTGTCCCGATCTCGTACAGCAGGCGATGGATGAATTCGCCCAACTGACGGGGAGACAGTATCAACTCTACGAATACTACGGCGATCCAGCAGCGGAACAAGTCATTGTATTGATGGGTTCGGGTTGCGAAACCGTGCATGAAACGGTGGATTACCTGAATGCTCGCGGTGCAAAACTAGGTGTACTGAAAGTTCGCTTGTACAGACCATTTGATGGTAGTCGATTGGTTGCTGCACTGCCCGAAAGTGTGAAAGCGATCGCCGTACTCGATCGCGCCAAAGAACCAGGCAGCACGGGTGAACCATTATATCTTGATGTCCTGAGTGCGCTAGTTGAAAGCAACCGTCACGATATTCAGGTAGTCGGAGGTCGTTACGGTCTATCGTCTAAAGAATTCACCCCTGCAATGGTGAAGGCTGTCTTTGATAATCTGACGGCTGACGAGCCACTAAATCATTTCACTGTTGGCATTTACGATGATGTCACCCATACATCATTAAACTACGATCCCAGCTTCTCCACTGAACCCGATAACGTAGTACGAGCCATTTTCTATGGTTTGGGTGCCGATGGGACAGTGGGCGCAAATAAGAATTCGATCAAAATCATTGGCGAAGAAACAGACAATTATGCTCAGGGTTACTTCGTCTATGATTCCAAGAAATCTGGTTCTGTTACGGTTTCCCATTTGCGTTTTGGTCCAGAACTAATTCGTTCAACTTACCTGGTTAGCAGTGCGAATTTTGTCGCTTGCCACCAATGGGAATTTGTCGAGAAATTCGATCTGCTGGATGCTGCAAAACCGGAAGCTATCTTTTTGCTCAACAGTCCCTACAATCCAGAAGAAACCTGGATGCGGTTACCAGAGCGTCTGAAGGCGCAAATTGTTGAGAAGCAGTTGAAGTTATACGTCATTAACGCTTCTCAGGTGGCGCGCGAGACGGGCATGAGCAGGCACATCAACACCGTGATGCAGGTTTGTTTCTTTGCCGTTGCAGGCGTGTTGCCCCGTGAAGAAGCGATCGCACGCATCAAGCAATCGATCCGCAAGACTTACGGCAAGAAGGGTGAGGCGATTGTGGAAATGAATTTGAAAGCGGTCGATCGCACCCTGGATAATCTATACGAAGTGGATTATCAGAGTTATCAACAATCCCCTATTCCCAATCAGGTAGGAGAAGCGCCCTCCCCAGTTCCCGATACTGCCCCAGCCTTTGTTCGAGACGTGCTCGGCAAGATGATGGCACGGCAGGGAGACGATCTTCCAGTGAGTGCGTTGCCGATTGATGGCACTTATCCCAGCGGTACCTCGAAATGGGAGAAGCGCAACATTGCCCAGGAAATTCCAGTGTGGGATGCAGATGTGTGCGTGCAGTGCGGCAAATGCGTCATGATGTGTCCCCATGCCGTGATCCGCTCCAAAGTTTATGAACCAGAAGCACTAGAAAATGCACCGGAAACGTTTAAGAGTGCGAATGCCAAAGACCATGACTGGACGAATCTGAAATTTACGATCCAGGTGGCGGCTGAAGACTGCACGGGTTGCGGGATTTGTGTCGATGTTTGTCCGGCAAAGAACAGAGCCGAACCCAGGAAGAAAGCAATTAACATGGCTCCCCAGTTACCCTTGCGAGAACAAGAACGGGAAAACTGGGACTTCTTCCTCAGCTTACCGAACCCCGATCGCACCCAACTGAAATTGCACAAGATTGCTCAGCAGCAGATGCAGGAACCGTTGTTTGAGTTCTCCGGTGCCTGTGCGGGTTGTGGTGAAACGCCCTACGTCAAACTGGTATCGCAACTGTTTGGCGATCGGATGTTAGTAGCGAATGCGACAGGATGCTCATCTATCTATGGTGGTAACTTGCCAACAACCCCCTGGACGCACAATGCGGAAGGTCGCGGGCCGGCATGGTCAAACTCGCTATTTGAAGATAATGCAGAATTTGGCTTGGGCTTCCGAGTTGCGATCGACAAGCAAATGGAATATGCCAGAGAACTCCTGCAAGAGCTATCGAGCAGTATGAATGGCAGTTCCCCAATTCCAGTTGACTTAGCATCCGCCATTCTCAATGCAGAACAAAAGGACGAAGCCGATATAGTCGAGCAACGCGAACGGGTAGCTATCCTCAAGCAACGCTTAGAGGAATGGTGCAATCAGTTAGAGGGAGAGCAAACTCTAAAATCTCAAATTCAAACTCTAAAATCCCTCGCCGATTACCTAGTCAAAAAGAGCGTCTGGCTGATTGGCGGTGACGGTTGGGCCTATGACATCGGCTATGGTGGACTCGATCACGTCCTTGCCAGCGGTCGCAATGTCAACATTCTGGTGTTGGATACAGAAGTGTATTCCAATACAGGTGGGCAGATGTCCAAAGCCACACCCAGAGGTGCGGTTGCGAAGTTCGCCGCCGGAGGTAAGCCTGCACCCAAGAAAGATTTGGGACTCATGGCAATGACGTATGGCAATGTCTATGTTGCCAGTGTCGCGATGGGAGCGCGGGATGAACACACGCTCAAAGCGTTCCTGGAAGCGGAATCTTACAATGGGCCTTCGTTAATCATTGCTTACTCGCACTGCATTGCTCACGGTATTGATATGGCAACGGGAATGCAGCAGCAGAAGGCGGCAGTCGAATCGGGGCGGTGGTTGCTCTACCGTTACGATCCGCGTCGGACCCAACGGGGTGAAAATCCCCTGATTTTGGATTCGCGATCGCCCAAGATATCGGTTGAGCAGGCGATGTACAGCGAAAACCGCTTCAAGATGCTAACTCGCACTAAACCAGAAGATGCGAAGCGGTTAGTAGAACTCGCTCAAGCGGATGTCAATACTCGTTGGCAAATGTATCAGTATCTGGCTGCACAGCACCTGGGCCAACCCAACGGGCATCACGACGGAAACTCTGTTCCTTCCAACAGTGACAAACAGTCAGAACCTGCAAACCAGTAA